In Stutzerimonas stutzeri, a genomic segment contains:
- a CDS encoding Na+/H+ antiporter, protein METLYLIFLLLLAVGASRVLANVVPLPLPILQIIMGSVLALPPFGMGVELQPEIFMLLFIPPLLFYDGWKIPKREFTEHSAEMTAMSLLLVLIILVVVGYFIHWLLPAIPLGASFALAAILSPTDALAVIAIAQGRLPRHMAHQLEGEAMMNDATGLVSFKFALAAAITGSFSMVSVTGEFFVIALGGLAIGAGLSWAVGKAKQWMTARDLFDPSTYVVMILLLPFAAFFLAEHAGMSGILSAVAAGMIQSRIDMLPVKTSTRILNRSIWEMLDFSFNGLVFLLLGLQFPRIVERVWEAAGHETYRMPMLIFSALAIMALLLVIRFMFVFAYHWGEARVLRLLGKTVQPKPLPLFSALSAVAGVRGAITLAGVLSIPLMIGDTPFPGRDLMIFLAAAVIILSLLVGALGIPFFLKKLPSNDVEEHREELKKARRTAAQAAVSWLENWKQANPVDDPDQVLLRSEVTARVTESYRKDIEALMDHHERTNQARETMALERDIRMQAIGVQRKELYRMRKRYVIDEQMLQTLLRELDYEEAALGSGEPV, encoded by the coding sequence ATGGAAACGCTTTACCTGATTTTCTTGCTGTTGCTTGCGGTAGGTGCAAGCCGCGTTCTGGCCAATGTCGTACCTCTACCACTGCCGATCCTCCAGATCATCATGGGCAGTGTGCTGGCGCTTCCGCCGTTCGGCATGGGGGTCGAGCTACAACCTGAAATTTTCATGCTGCTGTTCATTCCGCCGTTGCTGTTCTACGACGGCTGGAAAATTCCCAAGCGCGAATTCACCGAGCACAGCGCGGAAATGACTGCCATGTCGCTGTTGCTCGTGCTGATCATCCTGGTCGTGGTCGGTTACTTCATCCACTGGCTGTTGCCCGCTATTCCGCTCGGTGCAAGCTTCGCGCTGGCGGCCATTCTGTCGCCAACCGATGCGCTGGCGGTGATCGCCATTGCCCAGGGCAGACTCCCACGGCATATGGCGCACCAGCTCGAAGGCGAGGCGATGATGAATGACGCCACCGGCCTGGTGTCCTTCAAGTTCGCGCTGGCTGCGGCGATCACCGGCTCGTTCTCGATGGTCAGTGTGACGGGCGAGTTTTTCGTCATCGCCCTCGGCGGGCTGGCCATCGGTGCCGGCCTGAGTTGGGCGGTCGGTAAGGCCAAGCAGTGGATGACGGCGCGTGACCTGTTCGATCCCTCGACCTACGTGGTGATGATCCTGCTGCTGCCCTTTGCCGCGTTTTTCCTCGCTGAGCATGCGGGGATGTCCGGCATTCTCTCGGCGGTGGCGGCGGGGATGATACAGAGCCGCATCGACATGCTGCCGGTGAAGACCAGCACGCGCATTCTCAACCGCAGCATCTGGGAGATGCTCGATTTCAGCTTTAACGGCTTGGTCTTCCTGCTGTTGGGGCTGCAATTCCCACGCATCGTCGAGCGCGTTTGGGAGGCCGCTGGACATGAAACCTACCGCATGCCGATGCTGATATTCAGCGCGCTGGCCATCATGGCGCTGTTGCTGGTGATCCGGTTCATGTTCGTCTTCGCCTACCACTGGGGGGAAGCGCGTGTGCTTCGTCTGCTCGGCAAGACGGTGCAGCCCAAGCCGCTTCCCTTGTTTTCCGCGCTGAGCGCAGTGGCGGGTGTGCGTGGGGCGATCACCCTTGCCGGCGTGCTGTCGATTCCGCTGATGATCGGCGACACCCCGTTCCCGGGCCGCGATCTGATGATCTTCCTCGCCGCGGCGGTGATCATCCTGTCGTTGCTGGTGGGTGCTCTGGGGATTCCGTTTTTTCTAAAGAAGCTGCCTAGCAACGACGTCGAAGAGCACCGGGAGGAGCTGAAGAAGGCTCGCCGGACAGCCGCCCAGGCAGCAGTCAGCTGGCTGGAAAACTGGAAGCAGGCCAACCCCGTCGATGATCCTGACCAGGTGCTGCTTCGTAGCGAAGTGACGGCACGGGTGACCGAGTCCTACCGCAAGGACATCGAAGCCTTGATGGATCACCACGAGCGAACCAACCAGGCCCGCGAGACGATGGCCCTGGAGCGCGATATCCGCATGCAGGCCATCGGGGTGCAGCGCAAGGAGCTCTACCGGATGCGCAAACGCTACGTCATTGACGAGCAGATGCTGCAAACACTGCTACGTGAACTGGACTACGAGGAAGCAGCGCTCGGTTCGGGGGAACCCGTCTAG
- a CDS encoding gamma-glutamylcyclotransferase family protein, whose protein sequence is MERLFVYGSLAPGRPNEHILAGVPGSWEAASVTGTLRAEGWGAAMGFPGLDLGEQGDTIEGLVFSSDQLADHWERLDAFEGDAYMRTPAAVQLASGQTVEAYVYALRK, encoded by the coding sequence ATGGAACGGCTTTTCGTATACGGCTCGCTGGCACCCGGACGGCCGAACGAACACATCCTGGCCGGCGTGCCCGGCTCCTGGGAAGCGGCGAGCGTGACGGGCACGCTGCGTGCAGAGGGCTGGGGCGCCGCAATGGGGTTCCCCGGGCTCGACCTGGGGGAGCAGGGCGACACCATCGAGGGCCTGGTTTTCAGCTCCGATCAGCTAGCTGATCACTGGGAAAGGCTCGACGCATTCGAGGGTGACGCCTATATGCGCACACCGGCCGCCGTGCAGCTCGCCAGCGGCCAGACAGTCGAGGCATATGTCTACGCGCTACGGAAGTGA
- a CDS encoding DMT family transporter — MDSRKPLDAMAVGLMLLLCLIWSAQQIALKATAADFSPVLQIALRSGIGALLVATLMLWRRERLTVAQGMWKPGCLAGICFALEFLLVGEAVRHTSAGHVVVFVYTAPVFAALGLHWKLPNERLALLQWVGVGLAFAGIAVAFLRGAGADAGLTSVLWGDFLALLAGAAWGATTVLIRASRLSSLPATQTLLYQLLMGFVLLLPIAALIGHTTFNPTPLVWLSLGFQSLIVSFASFLLWFALLRRYLASRLGVLSFLTPLLGVALGAWLLAEPVEPSFIAGAILALSGIVLVSGYGWIASVWRR; from the coding sequence ATGGACTCCCGTAAACCTCTGGATGCGATGGCCGTTGGTCTGATGCTACTGCTCTGCCTGATCTGGAGTGCGCAACAGATCGCATTGAAGGCGACCGCAGCGGATTTCTCTCCTGTGTTGCAGATCGCCCTGCGGTCGGGCATCGGAGCACTGCTGGTCGCGACATTGATGCTCTGGCGTCGCGAACGACTGACCGTCGCGCAGGGCATGTGGAAGCCAGGATGTCTGGCCGGTATCTGCTTTGCTCTGGAGTTCCTGCTGGTAGGCGAAGCCGTTCGGCACACCTCCGCCGGACATGTCGTGGTATTCGTCTACACCGCGCCGGTGTTCGCGGCCCTCGGTCTGCACTGGAAACTGCCAAACGAGCGCCTCGCCCTGCTGCAGTGGGTTGGCGTGGGTCTGGCCTTCGCCGGAATTGCTGTGGCCTTCCTGCGCGGCGCCGGTGCTGACGCCGGGTTAACCAGCGTGCTGTGGGGCGACTTTCTTGCCCTGCTGGCCGGCGCTGCCTGGGGCGCAACCACAGTGCTGATCCGCGCCTCTCGGCTCTCTTCACTGCCGGCAACCCAGACGCTCCTGTATCAGCTGCTGATGGGTTTCGTACTGCTGCTTCCTATCGCCGCTCTGATCGGTCACACCACTTTCAATCCGACTCCACTGGTCTGGCTGAGCCTGGGCTTCCAGTCGCTGATCGTCTCCTTTGCCAGCTTTCTACTTTGGTTTGCCTTGCTGCGCCGCTATCTCGCGTCGCGGCTTGGTGTGTTGTCCTTTCTCACGCCATTGCTAGGCGTTGCGCTCGGTGCATGGCTGCTGGCCGAGCCGGTCGAGCCCAGCTTCATTGCCGGGGCGATTCTGGCGCTGAGCGGCATCGTACTGGTCAGTGGCTATGGCTGGATCGCGTCGGTATGGAGACGGTAG
- a CDS encoding VOC family protein, producing the protein MSLSPFHLAIPVYDLPAARHFYGEVFGLAEGRSSEHWVDFDFYGHQLVIHEHPKTQTQDAAHTNAVDGHDVPVPHFGIVLSWPEWEALAERLRALGTQFVIEPYVRFQGQVGEQATMFLFDPCGNALEFKAFKDMSQLFAK; encoded by the coding sequence ATGAGCCTCTCCCCGTTTCACCTTGCGATTCCCGTTTACGACTTGCCAGCGGCCCGCCATTTCTACGGAGAAGTATTCGGCCTTGCCGAAGGACGTTCGTCCGAGCATTGGGTCGACTTCGACTTCTATGGGCATCAACTGGTGATCCATGAACACCCCAAGACCCAGACGCAGGACGCCGCGCACACCAACGCGGTGGACGGTCATGACGTGCCGGTGCCGCACTTCGGCATCGTACTGAGCTGGCCGGAGTGGGAAGCATTGGCCGAGCGCTTGCGCGCTTTGGGCACCCAGTTCGTCATCGAGCCTTATGTGCGCTTCCAGGGCCAGGTCGGCGAGCAGGCCACCATGTTCCTCTTCGATCCCTGCGGCAATGCGCTGGAATTCAAGGCATTCAAGGATATGAGCCAGCTGTTCGCCAAATGA
- a CDS encoding LysR family transcriptional regulator translates to MIREIKTFLAIARCGSFAAAGNQIGLTQSAVSAQIKNLEESLGLRLFDRTGRSAHLNAAGLRALPLAEQILETFAQMGQPESLTEYRGELRIGAIATVQTGLLPPVLLRLRREAPGVAPKLVPGVSLNLLSQVDAGDIDLAVMIRPPFALPKELHAELIQQEPFVLIAPLETEGEDPFQLLADYPLVRYDRSSFGGRQVSYFLRKHRLEVRPGLELDELDAIVKMVESGLGVALVPKAGLWLEREPTVRILPLGSATFYRELVLVSRHSAQQLPLHQLLRRCLRSALSDGEGHPA, encoded by the coding sequence ATGATTCGAGAGATAAAAACCTTCCTGGCCATTGCTCGGTGCGGCAGCTTCGCGGCGGCAGGCAACCAGATCGGCTTGACACAATCTGCTGTGAGCGCCCAGATAAAAAATCTCGAAGAGAGCTTAGGCCTGCGTTTGTTCGATCGAACCGGGCGTTCAGCGCACCTCAATGCCGCCGGGTTGCGCGCGTTGCCGCTGGCCGAGCAGATTCTTGAGACGTTCGCACAGATGGGCCAGCCCGAGTCGCTGACTGAATATCGTGGCGAGCTGCGTATCGGCGCGATCGCCACGGTTCAGACCGGGCTGCTGCCGCCGGTTCTGTTGCGCTTGCGGCGTGAGGCGCCAGGCGTAGCGCCCAAACTCGTCCCGGGTGTTTCGCTGAACCTGCTGTCACAGGTCGATGCGGGCGATATCGACCTGGCGGTGATGATCCGCCCGCCGTTTGCGTTGCCCAAGGAGCTGCATGCCGAGCTGATCCAGCAGGAGCCGTTCGTTTTGATCGCGCCTTTGGAAACCGAAGGTGAGGACCCGTTCCAGCTGCTCGCCGATTACCCCTTGGTGCGTTACGACCGGAGTTCGTTTGGTGGTCGCCAGGTCAGTTACTTCTTGCGCAAACACCGATTGGAGGTGCGCCCAGGGCTCGAGCTCGACGAGCTCGACGCGATCGTCAAGATGGTAGAAAGCGGACTGGGCGTGGCGCTAGTGCCCAAAGCCGGACTCTGGTTGGAGCGTGAACCGACGGTTCGCATACTGCCGCTCGGCAGTGCCACCTTCTATCGCGAACTGGTGCTGGTCAGCCGCCACAGCGCGCAGCAGTTGCCGCTGCATCAGTTGCTTCGACGATGCCTGCGAAGCGCGCTGAGTGACGGTGAAGGGCACCCTGCCTGA
- a CDS encoding AraC family transcriptional regulator, which yields MHTDDRSWITLRQDADTGIETIRAHFEGHAFDPHWHDSYLIGFTEQGVQQFSCRGALHKSTPGQIFLVEPGEIHDGDAPVDGGFTYSMLYLEPTWLARELRTLDDTPLACGVPGFDRTLTERPQLLSAIANAFHALEQRDLRIVRETALDELLLNLDDHLRWRQSRQNDPRLPRVAIRAREYLHAHFDQDIGLDELAAVTDVSRFRLSRAFKAAFGLAPHAYLIQLRLARARHLLARGQAPAEVASILGFADQSHLGRWFRRAYGLTPAHYRTRCSNLPDD from the coding sequence ATGCATACCGATGATCGTAGCTGGATCACCCTTCGCCAGGATGCCGATACCGGTATCGAGACCATTCGTGCGCACTTCGAGGGCCATGCATTCGACCCTCACTGGCATGACAGCTATTTGATTGGCTTCACCGAACAAGGTGTTCAGCAATTCAGTTGCCGGGGTGCGTTGCACAAGAGCACGCCCGGCCAGATCTTTCTTGTCGAGCCCGGTGAGATCCACGACGGTGACGCACCTGTCGACGGCGGGTTCACCTATTCAATGCTTTACCTGGAGCCGACCTGGCTTGCGCGGGAGTTGCGTACGCTTGACGATACGCCGCTAGCCTGTGGTGTACCTGGATTCGATAGAACCCTGACGGAGCGCCCCCAGCTGCTAAGTGCCATCGCGAACGCGTTCCACGCGCTGGAGCAACGCGACCTGCGCATCGTGCGCGAGACGGCACTTGATGAGCTGCTGCTAAACCTGGACGACCACTTACGCTGGCGACAATCACGGCAAAACGATCCACGCCTGCCGCGTGTCGCCATTCGTGCGCGCGAATACCTTCATGCGCATTTTGACCAGGATATCGGTCTGGACGAGTTGGCTGCAGTGACGGACGTCAGTCGATTTCGCTTGTCCCGGGCGTTCAAAGCGGCGTTCGGGCTCGCACCGCATGCTTACCTCATCCAGTTGCGCCTGGCACGGGCGCGACATCTGCTGGCCCGAGGACAAGCGCCTGCCGAGGTCGCCTCCATCCTCGGCTTTGCCGACCAGAGCCACCTTGGCCGATGGTTTCGACGCGCTTACGGCCTGACCCCGGCGCACTACCGCACGCGCTGCTCGAATCTTCCAGACGACTGA
- a CDS encoding LysE family translocator: protein MIELLPFVLFAFVASITPGPTNVLVLSHSVRFGVLGALPIVLGGCAGATLVVLAVGLGVGDAVATHTLLQSLMKGLGILWLSYLAWQIYTSPEPERVEDQAAGSRIGFLASAGLQLVNPKAWMMAIAVISVFARPGAERWHDVAQLSLVFFCISLPCLGAWALLGRGAAALLGSRARRVVFNRSLAVLLLLSALATLLP from the coding sequence ATGATCGAGCTGCTGCCGTTTGTCTTGTTTGCGTTCGTGGCATCCATCACGCCAGGGCCGACCAATGTGCTGGTGCTCAGCCACAGCGTGCGCTTCGGTGTGCTTGGCGCTTTGCCAATCGTTCTGGGTGGCTGCGCAGGTGCCACCCTGGTGGTGCTGGCGGTTGGCCTCGGCGTTGGCGATGCGGTGGCGACGCATACTCTGCTGCAGAGCCTGATGAAGGGGCTCGGTATCCTCTGGCTGAGCTATCTCGCCTGGCAGATCTATACGAGTCCGGAACCCGAACGCGTAGAGGACCAGGCGGCGGGGTCGCGTATCGGCTTCCTGGCCTCGGCAGGCTTGCAGCTGGTCAATCCCAAGGCCTGGATGATGGCTATTGCGGTCATTAGTGTATTTGCCCGCCCCGGCGCGGAGCGCTGGCATGACGTTGCGCAGCTATCACTGGTGTTCTTCTGCATTTCCCTGCCTTGCCTGGGCGCTTGGGCGCTCCTCGGACGAGGTGCGGCAGCGCTCCTGGGATCCAGGGCACGGCGGGTAGTATTTAATCGGAGCCTGGCGGTACTGTTGCTGCTGTCTGCCTTGGCGACGTTATTGCCGTGA
- a CDS encoding LysR family transcriptional regulator — protein sequence MDRFDAMKAFIRVVETGSFTKAAETLHMSKTTVSQLVQQLEARLRVRLLNRTTRKVNVTADGAAYYERVVRLLADMDDAETSLSSASALPRGRLRVDVPSPFARMILVPALPEFHARYPDIQLDMGVSDRTVDLIGENVDCVVRGGELTDQSLMARHVGDLRLGVYAAPSYLERAGTPTHPRELQDTHHRIVGFLWARTGKVFPYAMHGNGESIKVLGRYVLSVDDGNAYLAAGLAGLGVLWLPDYMAKDHLTRGELIPLFESWQLDSMPMYIAFPPNRHVSAKLRVFIDWIAELMAQHAPVAGRHAR from the coding sequence ATGGACCGTTTTGATGCGATGAAGGCATTCATCCGCGTGGTTGAGACCGGCAGCTTCACCAAGGCAGCCGAAACCCTGCACATGAGCAAGACCACAGTGTCGCAGCTGGTGCAGCAGTTGGAGGCCAGGTTGCGCGTCAGGCTGCTCAACCGGACCACCCGCAAGGTCAACGTCACCGCCGACGGCGCTGCCTACTATGAACGCGTAGTCCGCCTGCTTGCTGACATGGATGATGCCGAAACCAGCCTGTCCAGTGCCTCGGCACTCCCTCGGGGTCGGTTGCGCGTGGACGTGCCCAGCCCCTTCGCCCGGATGATTCTGGTACCGGCGCTGCCCGAGTTCCACGCGCGGTACCCTGATATTCAGCTGGACATGGGCGTGAGCGATCGGACGGTCGATTTGATCGGCGAGAACGTGGACTGTGTCGTACGCGGCGGCGAGCTCACCGACCAGTCGCTGATGGCGCGGCACGTCGGCGACCTGCGGCTCGGGGTCTATGCGGCGCCGAGTTACCTGGAGCGCGCCGGCACACCCACTCACCCGCGGGAACTGCAGGACACGCACCACCGTATCGTAGGCTTCCTCTGGGCGCGCACCGGTAAGGTTTTTCCGTATGCCATGCACGGCAACGGAGAGAGCATCAAGGTACTCGGTCGCTATGTACTCTCGGTCGACGACGGCAACGCTTACCTCGCGGCCGGCCTGGCCGGGCTGGGTGTTTTATGGCTGCCCGACTACATGGCCAAGGATCACCTCACACGCGGCGAGTTGATTCCCCTGTTCGAAAGCTGGCAACTCGATTCGATGCCGATGTATATCGCGTTTCCCCCGAACCGGCATGTCAGCGCCAAACTGCGCGTGTTCATCGACTGGATCGCTGAGCTGATGGCGCAGCATGCACCCGTAGCCGGCCGGCACGCTCGATAA
- a CDS encoding RidA family protein, with protein sequence MTQRDVVFPPGRQALYERNRYSPAIRANGFLFVSGQVGSREDGSPEPDLEAQVRLAFENLNAILKAADCTFDDVVDVTVFMVDPESKFETIWKVVPEFWGSAPHPTLTAVGVTWLYGFQFEIKVIAKLPETTDY encoded by the coding sequence ATGACTCAACGTGACGTTGTATTCCCGCCCGGGCGCCAGGCGCTCTACGAACGCAACCGCTACTCGCCGGCGATCCGTGCCAATGGCTTCCTGTTCGTGTCGGGGCAAGTCGGCAGCCGTGAGGATGGCTCGCCCGAGCCGGACCTTGAGGCGCAGGTCCGGCTCGCGTTCGAGAACTTGAACGCGATTCTGAAGGCTGCGGACTGCACCTTCGATGATGTGGTCGACGTCACCGTGTTCATGGTGGATCCGGAGTCGAAATTCGAAACCATCTGGAAAGTCGTCCCGGAGTTCTGGGGAAGCGCACCGCACCCGACGCTGACCGCAGTCGGGGTGACCTGGCTCTACGGCTTCCAGTTCGAAATAAAGGTGATCGCGAAACTGCCAGAGACCACTGATTACTGA
- a CDS encoding LacI family DNA-binding transcriptional regulator produces MPNIRKVAELAGVSVATVSRTLKTPERVSPQTRDRVHAAVEQAGYRPNLMAVQFRSRKTRNLVVLVPAIANVFFARVISGIQEAAQAFDYRVLLCDTRGREDVETAYAELVHAHQADGVIQLRAFNPFGEICRHGDDPPPMVNACEVLDTPPCPTVRLDNRAAARTMTEHLLALGHRRIGLIKGPQGSPLTRDRIAGYEDALSAAGIAADPELLCRGNFTLQAGYEAADRLLRYPNRPTAIFCENDEMAIGAIQRIRQSGLRVPQDMSVAGFDDIPFAAFCDPPLTTIAQPAEAFGRQAVEMLVAQFEKRPLETPHLVLPYELIVRGSTAAAPR; encoded by the coding sequence ATGCCAAACATTCGCAAGGTGGCCGAGCTGGCCGGGGTTTCTGTTGCCACCGTATCGCGCACGTTGAAAACGCCCGAAAGGGTTTCCCCACAGACGCGTGACCGTGTGCATGCTGCAGTCGAGCAGGCTGGCTACCGCCCCAATCTGATGGCCGTACAATTCCGTTCGCGCAAGACGCGTAACCTCGTCGTGCTGGTTCCGGCTATTGCCAACGTATTCTTCGCCCGCGTTATCAGTGGCATCCAGGAAGCCGCGCAGGCGTTCGACTACCGCGTGCTGCTGTGCGATACCCGGGGTCGGGAGGACGTCGAGACGGCGTACGCCGAACTGGTCCACGCCCATCAGGCCGACGGCGTTATTCAGTTGCGAGCTTTCAACCCGTTCGGCGAGATCTGTCGTCACGGCGACGATCCGCCGCCTATGGTCAACGCTTGCGAAGTGCTCGATACGCCGCCCTGTCCTACTGTGCGCCTGGACAACCGCGCCGCCGCCCGCACGATGACCGAACACCTGCTCGCACTGGGCCATCGTCGCATCGGCCTAATCAAGGGGCCGCAAGGCAGTCCGCTGACGCGTGACCGGATCGCCGGCTACGAGGATGCACTCAGCGCGGCCGGCATTGCAGCCGACCCCGAACTGCTCTGCCGCGGCAACTTCACCTTACAGGCCGGCTACGAAGCGGCCGACCGGCTATTGCGTTACCCGAACCGGCCCACAGCGATCTTCTGCGAGAACGATGAGATGGCGATTGGCGCCATCCAGCGCATCCGCCAATCCGGCTTACGGGTCCCGCAGGATATGTCGGTCGCCGGATTCGATGACATCCCCTTCGCTGCCTTCTGCGACCCGCCGTTGACGACCATCGCCCAACCCGCCGAGGCGTTCGGCCGGCAGGCAGTCGAGATGCTGGTGGCGCAGTTCGAGAAGCGTCCTCTCGAAACACCGCATCTCGTACTGCCCTACGAACTGATCGTGCGCGGCAGCACAGCGGCCGCGCCACGGTGA
- a CDS encoding Gfo/Idh/MocA family protein encodes MATAGRTKVRMGMVGGGEGAFIGRVHRQAMRLDGQIELVCGAFSRDMENNRRSGESLHLDPERCYSSWEALLTGEQARPADQRMELLAIVTPNHLHASIAEAALRAGFHVFSEKPAALSLADVQNLAATLASSGYFYGLAHTYQGYPMVWQARHMVQTGVLGNLRKLYVEYPQGWLSEDQAGRGNKQAAWRGEPEQAGPSGCMGDIGIHAFNLAEFVSGQRIERLCADLGVHVEGRQLDDDGAVLFQTDKGVGGVLIASQVCAGEENALRLRLYGDRGGIEWRQEEPNSLVHRPLGESLRVLRAGVDQHWLCDEALRRLRLPAGHPEGYLEAMANLYNDFAAGIRTGVPPDVPGIEAGLRGMAFIETVIASHRSDSKWTTFAAIE; translated from the coding sequence ATGGCTACAGCCGGTCGGACCAAGGTTCGAATGGGCATGGTGGGCGGTGGCGAAGGGGCGTTCATTGGTCGGGTGCACCGCCAGGCGATGCGTCTCGACGGGCAGATCGAACTGGTCTGCGGCGCGTTCAGCCGGGATATGGAGAACAACAGACGAAGTGGTGAGTCGCTGCACCTCGATCCCGAGCGATGCTACTCCTCCTGGGAGGCACTACTGACTGGCGAGCAGGCGCGACCAGCCGATCAGCGTATGGAGCTGCTGGCCATTGTCACACCCAATCATCTCCATGCATCCATTGCCGAGGCTGCGCTGCGTGCGGGCTTCCATGTGTTTTCCGAGAAGCCGGCTGCATTGTCGTTGGCCGACGTGCAGAACTTGGCCGCCACGCTGGCTAGCAGCGGCTATTTCTATGGTTTGGCCCATACCTACCAAGGCTATCCGATGGTCTGGCAGGCGCGGCATATGGTGCAAACCGGTGTGCTTGGAAACCTGCGAAAGCTCTATGTCGAGTACCCGCAGGGCTGGCTGAGCGAGGACCAGGCCGGACGTGGGAACAAGCAGGCGGCCTGGCGAGGTGAGCCGGAGCAGGCCGGACCGAGCGGCTGCATGGGAGACATTGGAATCCATGCGTTCAACCTTGCCGAGTTCGTCAGCGGCCAGCGTATCGAGCGCCTATGTGCCGATTTGGGTGTTCACGTAGAAGGTCGGCAACTCGACGACGATGGCGCCGTGCTGTTCCAGACCGATAAGGGCGTCGGTGGCGTGCTTATCGCCAGCCAGGTCTGCGCCGGGGAGGAAAACGCCTTGAGGTTGCGCCTGTATGGCGACCGAGGCGGTATCGAATGGCGGCAAGAGGAGCCGAACAGCCTGGTCCATCGACCACTTGGAGAGTCGCTGCGAGTGCTGCGTGCCGGTGTTGACCAGCACTGGCTATGCGATGAAGCCCTTCGACGGTTGCGCCTGCCTGCCGGGCACCCGGAGGGCTATCTCGAGGCCATGGCCAATCTTTATAACGACTTCGCCGCTGGCATCCGCACTGGAGTGCCACCCGATGTGCCCGGTATTGAGGCGGGTCTGCGCGGTATGGCCTTCATCGAGACGGTGATTGCCAGTCATCGCAGCGATAGCAAGTGGACGACATTCGCAGCCATTGAATGA
- a CDS encoding sugar phosphate isomerase/epimerase family protein — protein MTHSSIRGPAIFLAQFLGPEAPFDNLSNLVGWAASLGYWGVQLPTLGTQCLDLKRAAESQTYCDELKGICAEAGVEISELSTHLQGQLVAVHPAFDDLFDDFAPVELRGKPKARTDWAIEQLHLAAKASQRLGLTAHATFSGALLWPYMYPWPQRPSGLIEEGFAELARRWRPILDAFDEAGVDLCFEIHPGEDLHDGASFERFLEAVGHHPRAKILYDPSHLLLQQLDYLGFIDRYHERIGMFHVKDAEFRPDARSGVYGGYQDWVERPGRFRSLGDGQVDFKQIFSKLTQYGYDGWAVLEWECCLKDAAQGAEEGAHFIQQQLINRATRAFDDFAGVASSASRNRRLLGLD, from the coding sequence ATGACACACAGTAGTATTCGCGGCCCAGCCATCTTCTTGGCGCAGTTTCTTGGGCCGGAAGCGCCGTTCGACAATCTTTCAAATCTGGTCGGCTGGGCGGCATCGCTCGGCTATTGGGGGGTTCAGCTGCCAACGCTCGGCACGCAGTGCCTGGACCTGAAACGAGCCGCCGAGAGCCAGACCTACTGTGACGAGCTAAAGGGGATTTGCGCTGAAGCCGGGGTCGAAATCAGCGAACTGTCGACCCATCTGCAAGGCCAACTGGTTGCGGTGCATCCGGCATTCGACGATCTGTTCGATGACTTCGCACCGGTCGAATTACGTGGCAAACCGAAGGCCCGCACCGATTGGGCCATTGAGCAATTGCACCTCGCCGCGAAAGCCAGTCAGCGTTTGGGGCTTACCGCTCATGCAACCTTCTCTGGCGCGCTATTGTGGCCCTACATGTATCCCTGGCCGCAGCGACCAAGTGGCCTGATCGAGGAGGGCTTCGCCGAATTGGCCCGTCGCTGGCGTCCCATCCTCGACGCGTTCGATGAAGCCGGTGTGGACCTGTGCTTCGAGATCCATCCCGGCGAGGACCTGCACGACGGCGCCTCGTTCGAGCGCTTTCTCGAGGCGGTCGGCCATCACCCTCGCGCAAAGATTCTCTACGACCCCAGCCACCTGCTTTTACAGCAACTGGACTACCTCGGCTTTATCGACCGCTACCACGAACGCATCGGCATGTTTCACGTCAAGGACGCCGAGTTCCGTCCGGATGCACGCTCTGGCGTTTACGGCGGCTATCAGGACTGGGTCGAGCGCCCCGGCCGGTTTCGTTCGCTGGGGGACGGTCAGGTCGATTTCAAACAGATCTTCAGCAAGTTGACGCAGTACGGCTACGACGGCTGGGCGGTACTCGAGTGGGAGTGCTGCCTCAAGGACGCTGCGCAGGGGGCAGAGGAAGGCGCCCATTTTATCCAACAGCAGTTGATCAACCGCGCCACGCGGGCATTCGACGATTTCGCCGGGGTTGCAAGCAGCGCCTCGAGAAATCGCCGGCTGCTGGGACTCGATTAA